A window of Sphingobacterium kitahiroshimense genomic DNA:
TGGGTTAAATCTAATAAAAATGATCTAAAAACAATTTTGTGTATGTAAGATTTGATTGCTATAGTGCTACTTAAACATAAACGAATTTATACAAAGTATGGTCGATGGGCGTGGTCATTGATCCTTTCAGAAGTTTATTGATCGCACTCAATAGAAAGTAGAAATTAACATAAAATCATAATAATTGGATAAAGCTCTTTTAAGTGAAGATTTCATATCTTCTTAAAGAAGTAAAGACTAACTTTAAAAAGATATTTTACAAGCATGAACATTCAATTTTTACTCATACAAACTGGTTATTTAGATTCGGTCGATTTTATTACGCGAATTGCCATCGCATTTGCCTTAGGACTTTCAATAGGAGCAGAGCGTCAGTGGCGGGACAAGAGCGCAGGACTACGTACAAATGCGCTGGTATCCATTGGAGCCGCAGCATACATGTTGTTGTCTGTATACCTATATGGTGCCGATGGTGGCGATCCAGGACGTATTGCAGCACAGATTGTGACGGGCATAGGATTTCTTGGCGCAGGTGTTATCATGAAAGATGGATTGACGATACGTGGACTCAATACCGCTGCAACGATTTGGTGTTCGGCCGCGGTCGGCACGTTATGTGGTATGGCCTTATATATCGAAGCTACTATTGTGACCGGCGCGATCCTGTTTACTCATATTGCAATGGGACCTTTTAGTGATTGGTTAGGAGCATTAAAATCGTATAAAAGCAGAAAAGTACAGGAAGCCTTTTATTTAATCAAAGTAACCTGTAAAGTTGAAGATGAAACGGATATCCGGAGTCATATTGTTGGTCAGATTGAGAATAGACATACATATTTGCTACGATCTGTCTTACGCAATGTATCTGTCGAGAATGCAAACACAGTCATATTAAATGTAAAACTTTCCACCGTTGGTAAAAGTGACGATAAGATTGAAGAACTGATTTTTGAATTGACCAAAGTAAAGCACGTTCAGGAAGCAAGTTGGTTTTATTTAGGTAATTCTATGGAGAATTAAATCAGTGGTTTACTTTTTCATCGCCATATGTTCTTTTTGTAAAGTGTAAAAGAGATGGATAGTCAGACAGGATTATCCATCTCTTTTACACTTTTCGAATAATCAAAAACCATCTTTTTTTATCCTGAATTAGGGAATTCCCAAAGATAGAAAATCCACTTTCTTAATCAGTTCGCCATTATCATAATAGTTTTAGCTTTATTTAGGCTAAAAGCAATTCCTTCTCTGTAATATCACTGAACCTTATTTATTTGCGCTGAAAATTACGCAATCGATTGATTTAATTTATTAGTTTAATATTTGAAACCATTTATTTATCTTTAAGTATAAACTTAAATTTTAATAACCACCAGTGGATCTTTCTGAATCAAATAAGAATAGTCAAGAATTAGTTTGACCATTCTGTAATATCATGCATTATGAAAATAATATTTTTTCCACTATTTTTTTTATTGTTTCAATTCACTGTTAAAGCTCAGGTCAAACCTGTGAAATTTGATACGAAGATACTTTATAAGTTTACCTATCAGAACGATAGTACCTCCAGTGCCTCGCGAAGAAGTGTTTTTACACAACTGACTATCGGTGAGCAAGAAAGTCATTTTCAGACCCTGTCAAAATTTAGAAGCGATTCAGCATTGGCGCTGCAAGAAGGTCGTAATATGTTTGTCTACACTTATGGTCGTATAGAGCCCAATAACTTTTTGATTGTAAAGCGGGGAGATGTTATTGCTACCTATGAACCTGTCAACGGGATCAAATTAGATTGGAATAATGAACTGTCCTATTACGAAGAAAAGAAGGGGGATCTACAATGGGAAATGCATCCGGACACTGCTCATATACATGATTTTGTTTGTCAAAAAGCAACAGCAGATTGGGGAGGGAGAAAATGGACAGCGTGGTTTACCATGGATATTCCTATTTCAGATGGACCTTACAAGTTTTGTGGACTTCTTGGTTTAGTGTTGTCCATATCAGATCAGGATAAGTTTTTTACATTCGATATAGCTTACATAAGTAAAGTAAATAGCGTCTCCGTTACTTTCGATCAACTACGTCCAGATCTTGCTCTTCAAAAGACAACTAAAGAATCTTTTTATAAAGCGCGTAAAAACTTAAGAAACACGATGGCCGAATATGCGCTATTAACCGGTGCTAGATTATCTGACGCAAGTAAAGTCAATATCCGTGCAGAAATGAAAACAGATAATAACCACATCGAGCGGCATTAATTTAATGAGCAAAAAGATCCATATGAGAGATAAGCTCTTTTTTACAGTCATTTTTATATTGATTAGTGTTCATGCCTTTGCCCAAACTGTTATTACGGGGAAATTACTCGACGAAAATCAAAAACCGATCGCTAATGTTTCGGTATCCTATAAAAAGATCGGTTCTGCAGCGTTGTTGGGGTTTTCAAAAAGTGATGCAGGTGGAGCCTTCAAATTGACGATCAAAGTCACCGATGTAGATTCAGTACAGATGGATTTTAATCATCTTAGTTATTCCAAGCGTAGCGTACATGTTGTCAATGCTAGCGCTAACTATGCTTATATTTTAAAAGGAGAGGTCAGGAAAATCAAGGAGGTAAAGGTGGCTGATGTACCCGTTTACAATCGAAAAGATACAATCAATTATAATGTTGCTTCGTTTACTGGAAAGCAAGATCGTGTTATTGCCGATATCATCAAAAAGCTTCCAGGTATCGAGATGCGTGGTGGTCAGATCTTGTATCAAGGCGAACCCATCCAACAGTATCGTGTCAATGGCTTGGATATGATGGGTGGGCGTTACGGCCTTATCAATCAAAACCTTCCTGCAGATGCGGTTTTGAAAGTACAGATTCTTGAAAATCATCAACCGATTAAAATGTTGGATAAGTTGGTTTTTTCCAATCGCGCCACACTTAATCTGCAGCTTAAGAAATTCACCACTACAGGTACAGGGAAAATTGGTTTGGGTGCCACCCCAGCGCTTTGGGATGCCAATATAACGCCGATGTCGTTTGCAAAGACCTTTCAAACACTCAATTCGTTTCAGACAAACAATATTGGCGACGATGTGTCACATCAGTTAAAACCATTCTATTCAGGTACCGGGTATTTTTCAGCCCGATCTAGCTTTTCCGATGGTCCGACTTATCTTTCTATTCGCGATGTGGCCACTCCGGGTTTCGATCAGAAAAAATGGTTGGACAATCAAATTTTTCTAGTGAGTAGCAATATGATTCAAAAGTTGAAGTGTGGTCTCGAAGTAAAAGGCAATTTTTCTTACTTCCATGATAATCGAAAGCGTCAAGGAACAACTACGACACAGTACTTTACAAACAAGGAAGTGATTCAAAATCAAGAAGTCGTGGACAATAGTTATGGTGTTGATGAGTTAAATATTGGGGTAATGGTCGAGAAGAATGAATCCAACGTTTACTTCAGGAATAGTACCAATTATCGTAAGCAATGGAACAACAGTGTCGGAAATATCCTTTTTAATGAAGACACCCCTATACATCAGGACAAAAAATTTTCAGACGAAGCCTTTCTTAATTCTTTTTCACTTGGTCGTTTTATAGGTAAACAGTTGGTCAATATGACCTCCACGATAGAGTGGCACAGTACACCCCAACGTCTTTCAGTCAATCCAGGTCAATTTGAATCGTTGATCAATGACGGGAAGCCATATGATCGGATGGGGCAGATCGTCCGTTTTAAGAGCTTTAATTTTGAAAACGGCTTGAGTCTATCACGTAAGATCAAAAGATGGACATTCTCGCCCAGTGTTCATCTGAACTATAACAGCAGTAAGTTGAACAGTCATATCGAGATACAAGATCAGGAAGACGTTCGCAAATTGGACACCGGTTATTTCAATGATATGAATAGCGCACAGATGCAGTTGCGTATGGCGCTCCAAATTGGAAAAGAAGTGCGTAAGTTTAGATACAGTTTTAATCTGCCATTCAGTCAATATTACTATAATGTCAAACAGCAAGGGGTACAGCGCTTGAAAAATGAATTCCGGAGCAGTTGGAACCCATCTGCCTCGATGACCTATCTGCTTAACAGTAAAAACAGTCTCGGTACAAACCTGAGCGGAGGGAGAAACTTTGGTGGGCTTGGCAACTTCTATAATGGTTACATCATTAGTCAGTATCGGAGTATCCAAAAGTATGATGCACGCTTACTGAAAGATGAAAATCTTAATACTGGAATAAATTACGAGTATAAAAACACGTTGAAGGCCAATTTTGCCAATCTGGGTTATAATGTCAGGATGAGCTGGCGCGACTATATGTTTAGTACCGCATTGGATAGTCTGGGACGCAGCACCACCGGTATTAATAACCAAGATGCACAGAGTCTGTCTCAGGGGATAAGAGGAGGAGTTTCCAAATTATTTATAAGCATCAAAACTGTTGCTAAGATGAGTGGAAACCTAAGTTGGAGTACTTCAGATTATTTGCTCAATGAGCAGTTGGTCAAACAACATGTAAATAGTCAATCATTCACTTTTGAGTTGATCAATTCGTCCTCATCCATGATTTCTGGAGATTATCGAATTTCTCTGGGGCGCACGCATAATAGATTGGCCGATGGGCTGAGCAATAAGCTGTTGTATAACAATCATTTTTTCAACCTTGTATTTGCACCCCATGATCGATATTTGATCACGTTGTCCAATTCTTTATATGGCAATAATGTCAAGGCACAAAAGAGTCAATATTTTATGGATGCTACCTATCGATTTAGGCTAACACGATGGCGTACAGATTTAGAGTTAACAGCATCCAATATTTTGAATAATAGGAATTATTTGCAACAGTTTTCTTCAGATTATGAGCTTATACAAAGTTATTTCGAATTAAGGCCCAGACAGTTTTTGATAGCAATGAGATTTAAAATTTAGAGCTTTTTCGCTATGTTCGATGATTTCAAACAGATTTTGGTTTTTAAGGTCTTGGTTTATATTTGAATTGTAAAGAAATAGAATATGAAAATTACGACGCTATAACATGATTTTACAATGATAAAGATTTATTTGTAAGCTCTTAAATGGTGAATCTCCCACTTTTAAATAATTTTTTTGCACTTTAGCGACATCAAATCTAAAGAACATAAGATCATTATGAAATTGAAAAAAATCTATGCAATATTGGCATTCCAGCTTATTGCTGGAGGTCTTTTTGCACAGGAACAGCTCGATAGCCTTGCTGTTACAAAATTAAGTCCCCTCTTTTCTCAACCGACTCTGAAGAATAACAAGCTGGTTGTCCCGCAGATAAAAGGATATGAAGTCTCCCTGATCGGGTCCGATAATAAAGTGGTGATTGACCTAAATGGTCAGATATCGCAACCTCTGATCGATAAAAAAGTTAATGTACTCTACAAGATCGTCCGTAAATCGGATCGGGCTTTTGGTGAAATTCCGATGAAAGATATTGTCATCAAAGGTGTATATGGTGATAAAGGAGTGGGGGAACAACCTTTCGTAATTCCTTCCTTGCGCGAGTGGTATGGTGTGAATGGCGTATTCCAATTGCGTCCTGAATCAGCGATCGTACTGGAACAACAAAATGAAGAGTCGTCAAAAGCTGCACAGCTTTTAAAAGAGGATCTCAAAAAGTTGATCGGACTGGATCTGCCTGTGCGAACTGGAGAACCAAAAGCGGGTGATATTTTTATTGGATCTAAAGGTGATAAGGCTTTGGGCAATGAAGGGTATTCGCTAAAAATTGATGATGTCTTCAGTATTCAGGCTCCAAATTATAATGGTAAGGTTTTCGGAACGAGAACATTACTTCAATTGCTTGCTCAAAATAAAAAACAACTGAGCATACAGAAAGGTTTCTCTCGTGATTATCCTACATACGAAGTGCGGGGATTTATGCTGGATGTGGGACGTAAATTTTTTACGATCGATTTCTTAAATGATTATGTGGAGATGATGTCTTATTACAAGATGTCTAATTTTCATATTCACCTCAACGATAATGCTTTTCAACAGTATTTTAACTACGATTGGGATAAAACCTATGCAGGTTTTCGGTTAGAAAATGAACGCTATCCAAATCTTGCCTCTAAAGATGGACACTATACCAAAGCTGAATTTATCGCGTTACAGAAAAAAGCGCTTCGTTATGGGGTTACTATTATTCCGGAAATCGATGTGCCTGCCCATTCATTGGCAATTAGCCATGCTATTCCTGAAGTAGGGAGCCGTAAGTTTGGAATGGATCATCTTGATCTGGATAATCCAAAAAGTTATGAGGTGGTCAAAAATATTTTTGATGAATATACAAAAGGTCCTAATCCGGTATTTATTGGTGAAGAGGTACATATCGGGACAGATGAGTACGCAAAAAGTGAATCTGAGAAATTTAGAAAATTCACCGATTACGTGATCAAAGTGGTGCAGGATAATGGTAAGAAAGTACGTGCCTGGGGTGCTTTGACACATGCTCAAGGAACAACACCTGTTCGGGTTAAGGATGTACGATTAAACATGTGGTACAATGGTTATGCCGATCCTATCGCGATGAAAAAATTGGGTTACCAACAGATCAGTACACCTGATGGTTGGTTATATATCGTACCGGCTGCGGGTTATTATTACGACTACCTCAATACCGACAACCTGTATAATAATTGGGAGCCGAGAATGATTGGTGATATCACCTTTGAAAAAGGTGATCCGATCGTTGATGGTGGTATGTTTGCCGTTTGGAATGATATCGCAGGAAATGGGATATCGGAAAAAGATGTGCATAACCGTGTGTTCCCGGCCATACAGGTACTAGCTGAGAAAATGTGGGGAGCAGCAGATCAACACACAAGTTTATTTACTTTCAATCAAAAGAAAAAATCAGTCATTGAAGCTCCAGGTCTAAATATGAGAGGTCATTATGCGGCTCTTGATCCTGTGATTGTTCACCTGAATTTTGATTCGCAAACGCGCAATCAAATGAATAACGAATGGAAAGAAGCTAGCACTACGGGGACTCAATTTGAAAAGGGGATAAAAGATAGTGGTCTTAAGTTTACGGGTGAAACAAGTAAATTGGTTTTACCTATTGCTGAAATTGGTGAACAGTATACGGTGTCTTTCTGGATCAAACCTGAGACAAATTTAGTTGGTGATCTGTTTGTATCGAAAAATGCAAAAGTTTTCAGTGATGGTAAAGGTCTTGGATATGCTCGTGATGGTTATCAATACTATTTTGATTATACTTTACCTATAAATGAGTGGAGTCAGGTAAGCATCACAGGTGATTATATCGGTACACAATTGTATGTGAACGGTAAATTGATCAAGGATATGAAACCTTTTGATGTGGTGATGCCTTATAAGGATAAGAATAATGGTAAAGAAATCAAGTATAAGAAAGTGCAGACCTTAGTTTTTCCGCTGTCCGAGATCAGCTTAAAAAATGCTATTTTAGATGAGCTAAAGGTTTATAATAAAAAATTGACCAGTCAAGAAATTGTGAGTGAATTTAGAACATACTAGCACTTTTTGACAATCATTTCGAACTGCTCTTTATATCTTTCATGCCTGCCATTTTTTAATGGTAGGCATGTTTGTTTTGAGTATAATCGTAAAAAAAGATATCATCCAATCATTGGATGATATCTTTTAAAAACTTTATTTTAGGATATAAGACGAAAGGTAATAGTCCTGTCGGAAATTAATTTGAAACAGCGATGATGCTTTCAAATACTTTGTCCATAAAGAGTACAGTATCCATATTTTTTTCATACTTCCTATGTTCAAATAGAAGTTCAAAATTGCCGTTATATTTCATTGCAACAAGTTCAAATTTGCGTAGTTCCAGCCAGGTTGGAATCTCCTCGATACCGGGTACTGCGCAGGTGATAGTTTTAAAATTTCCTTGTTGCGTAATGCTATAATGAACATGGACCGGAGTAGAGGTCTTCTTCGGATAGATGACCATAATGTTTTGTTTCATACTGAATATAAAAATGAAAAAATAGTTGATGCCGCTCACTACGAAGAGCAGGAATCGCTAAGTGCAGACGATCTGCCTAAAGCCAGAAAGATAGAAGGAGAGATGTCGTTATCAATGAACGAGGACGTAGCGTAATCTCATTTTTTAATCACATTTATGTAAGATACTGAAATTAAGTTAAATAAGCAAATGTTAGGCAATTGTTGTATGAAGCGTTGTAACGCTATTATACTTTTTTGGAGCGTAAAATTATTGTGATTTATCGGTTATTTAGCGTTAAATTAATATCTTTAAAACTAGGTCGACAGCAGGTATGACCACTATCAATTAAACCATTCGAGTAATACCGAGATTATTATGAACGCAAGAAGAGCATTTCTCCAAAAGGGATTTTTGGGAATATCTGGATTAGCCTTAGCCAGTACATTTCAATTGGAGGCACAAGCAACTACTTTAGTAAAAAAAGGAAAAGAAGATGGCTTCCATTTGGGAGTTGCAGGTTATAGTTTTGTCAATTTTAAGTTAGACGAGTCTTTAAGTATGATGAAGCGGATGGATATTAAATACCTATGCATCAAAGATTTTCATCTTCCTTTTAAGAGTACAGCAGCCGAAATTAGTAATTTTCATGAAAAGCTAAAGAAATCTGGTGTTAAGGGTTATGCTGTAGGTCCGATTTACACCACTTCGGTAAAAGCAATCGACGATGCTTTCGATTATGCTAAACGTGTAGGAGTTAATTTAATCATCGGTATTCCGAATAAAGAAGATTTGACCTATCTATCCAATAAGACAAAGGAAACAGGGATCCGATTTGCGATTCATAATCATGGTCCTGAAGATAAATTGTATCCGAATGCTACGGTGATTTATAATCTGATCAAAGATTTAGATGCTAACCTGGGGATGTGTTTTGATATGGGACATGATACGCGGGATGGACAGGATGCGATCAAAGATTTACAACAATATCACAAAAGAATATTTGATATACACCTCAAAAATGTCACTTCAGCAACTGCGGAAGGGACTACCTGTGAGCTTGGTCGTGGAGTCATTCATATTCCTTTATTTATAAAAGCATTGCGTAAGGTGAACTATAGCGGTAAGTGTAGCTTGGAACATGAAAAAGATATGGAGAATCCTTTGGCAGGTTTGGCCGAGTCAACGGGATATTTTAGAGGTGTTTGTGCTGTTTGATCTTTAGAATAAATTATATGTTTTCAACTAAGTTAATCCCATATTTTACATCAGTGAAAGTATGGCTATCCTTCTTGCTTTTCTTTATGATTGTTGTGGATGTAAGGGCGCAACATCAGGATCATGTTTTATGGTATAAAGAACCTGCTAAA
This region includes:
- a CDS encoding MgtC/SapB family protein is translated as MNIQFLLIQTGYLDSVDFITRIAIAFALGLSIGAERQWRDKSAGLRTNALVSIGAAAYMLLSVYLYGADGGDPGRIAAQIVTGIGFLGAGVIMKDGLTIRGLNTAATIWCSAAVGTLCGMALYIEATIVTGAILFTHIAMGPFSDWLGALKSYKSRKVQEAFYLIKVTCKVEDETDIRSHIVGQIENRHTYLLRSVLRNVSVENANTVILNVKLSTVGKSDDKIEELIFELTKVKHVQEASWFYLGNSMEN
- a CDS encoding GLPGLI family protein, which translates into the protein MKIIFFPLFFLLFQFTVKAQVKPVKFDTKILYKFTYQNDSTSSASRRSVFTQLTIGEQESHFQTLSKFRSDSALALQEGRNMFVYTYGRIEPNNFLIVKRGDVIATYEPVNGIKLDWNNELSYYEEKKGDLQWEMHPDTAHIHDFVCQKATADWGGRKWTAWFTMDIPISDGPYKFCGLLGLVLSISDQDKFFTFDIAYISKVNSVSVTFDQLRPDLALQKTTKESFYKARKNLRNTMAEYALLTGARLSDASKVNIRAEMKTDNNHIERH
- a CDS encoding family 20 glycosylhydrolase; this translates as MKLKKIYAILAFQLIAGGLFAQEQLDSLAVTKLSPLFSQPTLKNNKLVVPQIKGYEVSLIGSDNKVVIDLNGQISQPLIDKKVNVLYKIVRKSDRAFGEIPMKDIVIKGVYGDKGVGEQPFVIPSLREWYGVNGVFQLRPESAIVLEQQNEESSKAAQLLKEDLKKLIGLDLPVRTGEPKAGDIFIGSKGDKALGNEGYSLKIDDVFSIQAPNYNGKVFGTRTLLQLLAQNKKQLSIQKGFSRDYPTYEVRGFMLDVGRKFFTIDFLNDYVEMMSYYKMSNFHIHLNDNAFQQYFNYDWDKTYAGFRLENERYPNLASKDGHYTKAEFIALQKKALRYGVTIIPEIDVPAHSLAISHAIPEVGSRKFGMDHLDLDNPKSYEVVKNIFDEYTKGPNPVFIGEEVHIGTDEYAKSESEKFRKFTDYVIKVVQDNGKKVRAWGALTHAQGTTPVRVKDVRLNMWYNGYADPIAMKKLGYQQISTPDGWLYIVPAAGYYYDYLNTDNLYNNWEPRMIGDITFEKGDPIVDGGMFAVWNDIAGNGISEKDVHNRVFPAIQVLAEKMWGAADQHTSLFTFNQKKKSVIEAPGLNMRGHYAALDPVIVHLNFDSQTRNQMNNEWKEASTTGTQFEKGIKDSGLKFTGETSKLVLPIAEIGEQYTVSFWIKPETNLVGDLFVSKNAKVFSDGKGLGYARDGYQYYFDYTLPINEWSQVSITGDYIGTQLYVNGKLIKDMKPFDVVMPYKDKNNGKEIKYKKVQTLVFPLSEISLKNAILDELKVYNKKLTSQEIVSEFRTY
- a CDS encoding sugar phosphate isomerase/epimerase family protein, producing MNARRAFLQKGFLGISGLALASTFQLEAQATTLVKKGKEDGFHLGVAGYSFVNFKLDESLSMMKRMDIKYLCIKDFHLPFKSTAAEISNFHEKLKKSGVKGYAVGPIYTTSVKAIDDAFDYAKRVGVNLIIGIPNKEDLTYLSNKTKETGIRFAIHNHGPEDKLYPNATVIYNLIKDLDANLGMCFDMGHDTRDGQDAIKDLQQYHKRIFDIHLKNVTSATAEGTTCELGRGVIHIPLFIKALRKVNYSGKCSLEHEKDMENPLAGLAESTGYFRGVCAV